A region of Drosophila mauritiana strain mau12 chromosome 3L, ASM438214v1, whole genome shotgun sequence DNA encodes the following proteins:
- the LOC117140399 gene encoding P protein translates to MNPIIKKYRLRLRRTERDSTTGYVFRIIRIVILLSLWIGSTIILFLHKPEELATSMVTVMPNKTALRNVKMKQDSVEIRLNGAINAYLTNHRVRTSNFSAVGVRLEWRDRGMNRSLWRTGIWMVYMYTDKKKYLQVHRVFQFSISGWQHERSLIQRTLPNDRSLESSIYDWAFAQTVISFESMSKDPVGLLLTVNSTPLKHGLGILYAALLVIGLYAIIIWDFSDRILSTLLITAMSLALLTVLGNRPTVETIVSWVDWETMMILLGNMVITSRMADTGFFDYLAMVAYRISKGHAWLLIGLLGFFVGLTSTFVDNATVVLLFCPPVIRLCEVMDLRTTLVLVIVAIYANIGGSITPVSGPPNTIIATNKMVESAGINFVRFSLLMLPTALICLASTFGLIYWTMDKKIFILDEHQMNLAKKRRENIRTSFDIQLRIAELRRQPRSRMIPPAEGYFVTLATLEASNFVRKKVLLVESLLALGFAAFCFILQSVPWAIPGASLGWISILSAFLLLILIDQKDIVKVMASVEWGIMLLLASLFILTMVVDELGLIHWLGSLVLSVILRVDESYQTMVGMLLILWLSALLSAFIHNAAVAPIMVKLCTDMVVYDEVQMRLLPLIWATSMGTSYGANGTLLGSLANEFAAVVGKAHGYRITFRSFFVVGFPIMLFTVVICSIFLIIAHSIFDWH, encoded by the coding sequence ATGAATCCAATTATCAAGAAATATCGCTTAAGGCTAAGGAGAACAGAACGGGACTCTACCACTGGCTATGTGTTTCGCATCATCCGAATTGTCATTCTACTGTCGCTCTGGATCGGATCCACGATCATACTGTTTCTCCACAAGCCTGAGGAGCTCGCCACGTCGATGGTGACCGTGATGCCCAACAAGACGGCCCTCCGGAATGTTAAGATGAAGCAGGACTCCGTGGAGATACGCCTGAATGGGGCCATAAATGCGTATCTGACGAACCACAGGGTTAGGACATCCAACTTTTCGGCTGTTGGAGTTCGATTGGAGTGGCGCGATCGAGGCATGAATCGTAGCCTTTGGCGCACTGGCATTTGGATGGTGTACATGTACACGGATAAGAAGAAGTACCTGCAGGTTCATAGGGTCTTTCAGTTCTCCATTTCGGGATGGCAACATGAGAGGTCCCTGATCCAGCGTACTTTGCCAAATGATCGTTCTCTTGAGAGCTCCATCTATGACTGGGCCTTTGCGCAGACGGTGATCTCATTCGAGAGCATGAGCAAGGATCCGGTGGGTCTGCTCTTGACGGTGAACAGCACTCCGTTGAAGCACGGACTGGGTATACTGTATGCCGCCCTTCTGGTCATTGGTCTATATGCCATTATCATCTGGGACTTTTCGGACCGTATCCTGAGCACTTTGCTCATAACAGCAATGTCCCTGGCCCTGCTCACCGTTTTGGGGAACAGGCCCACTGTGGAAACGATAGTGAGTTGGGTGGACTGGGAGACCATGATGATCCTGCTGGGCAATATGGTAATAACATCGCGCATGGCAGATACAGGCTTCTTTGACTACCTGGCCATGGTCGCCTATCGCATCTCCAAGGGTCATGCCTGGCTGCTGATCGGCCTTTTGGGATTCTTCGTGGGATTGACATCGACTTTTGTGGACAATGCCACCGTGGTGCTTCTCTTCTGCCCACCCGTCATTCGATTGTGCGAGGTGATGGACTTGAGGACCACCTTGGTGCTCGTCATCGTAGCAATCTATGCAAATATCGGAGGGTCCATTACCCCAGTGAGTGGGCCACCCAATACCATCATAGCGACCAATAAGATGGTGGAGTCCGCAGGGATAAATTTTGTTCGTTTCTCGCTACTCATGCTCCCGACTGCTTTGATCTGCCTGGCGTCTACCTTCGGCCTAATCTACTGGACCATGGATAAGAAGATCTTCATCCTGGACGAACATCAGATGAATCTAGCAAAGAAGCGGCGAGAAAATATCAGAACCTCATTTGATATCCAGCTGAGGATCGCCGAACTGCGAAGACAGCCAAGGAGCAGGATGATCCCTCCGGCTGAGGGCTACTTCGTGACCCTGGCAACCTTGGAGGCGAGCAATTTTGTCCGCAAGAAGGTGCTGCTGGTGGAATCCCTCCTGGCCCTGGGCTTTGCCGCCTTCTGCTTCATTCTGCAATCGGTTCCCTGGGCCATTCCCGGAGCCTCTCTGGGCTGGATATCAATTCTGTCCGCCTTTCTGCTGCTCATCCTGATCGACCAGAAGGATATCGTCAAGGTCATGGCCAGCGTCGAGTGGGGCATCATGCTGCTTCTCGCCTCTCTCTTCATTCTCACCATGGTCGTCGATGAACTGGGCCTCATCCACTGGCTGGGCTCTCTGGTGCTGTCTGTGATCCTTCGAGTGGACGAGTCATACCAGACCATGGTCGGCATGCTCCTGATCCTCTGGCTTTCGGCCCTGCTCTCCGCCTTTATCCACAATGCGGCGGTGGCCCCCATCATGGTGAAACTCTGCACTGACATGGTCGTATATGACGAGGTCCAGATGCGCCTACTGCCGCTCATCTGGGCCACGAGCATGGGCACCAGCTACGGTGCCAATGGCACGCTCTTGGGCTCCCTGGCCAACGAGTTCGCCGCGGTGGTGGGCAAAGCTCATGGCTACAGGATCACCTTCAGGTCATTCTTTGTGGTTGGATTCCCTATCATGCTCTTCACCGTTGTCATCTGCTCGATTTTCCTAATTATTGCCCACTCAATTTTTGATTGGCATTAG
- the LOC117140136 gene encoding E3 ubiquitin-protein ligase MARCH6, giving the protein MDDLSQGDICRVCRCEAQPDRPLFYPCICTGSIKYIHQDCLMQWMRYSHKEYCELCSYPFSFQPIYAPDMPRVLPLKDVLVGLMSAVLGGARCWLHYTLVGLAWFAVVPLSAYRTYRYLFRASSFDMILTLPFDIFSVENLAADAFRGCFVVICTLLSFIGLVWLREQILHGGGPDWLERDDAPLQAAAANPAPAPAAEAAPQPQDDNNNADNEALAPADNGGQGAQAQHAAPAAAAPVVDADADEQNWNPMEWDRAAEELTWERLLGLDGSLVFLEHVFWIISLNTMFIFTFAFCPYCVGNFILSSMDLLQPEKPLLHFHGLITTLFGYCCIGLTLVVLHFFSRVFRLRRVCWFIGLCYIVVKVSLLSVLEIGVLPLICGWWLDICSLPLLDASLKDRKESFRAAPGTSLFVHWMFGMVYVYYFAAFVSLLREVLRPGVLWIFRNVNDPDFSPIQEMIHVPIVRHIRRLVASAMIFGFAVLLMLWLPIRILQLVCPDFLPYALSGDSEVNLQLLLLQIVLPGFFEQTQTRIWLKGLLRIWCTAVAWLLGIRSYLLPAPEPEPDIRAAGEGVENAAGVNEAAAQPPAPPPPPPPPVDPAPAPRNLAAAHQAIMQRDAPVGFQPYDKPSLFAIRLCALLALMCLSIVCAAMLTLTVPVYIGRRLMMLWSAQPGEKAAGAAAAEGAAEVVRNLDPIDPEGARKNERLLRSHELYTAEIGGYLCWIVCRAVAAVVTLLPQGRAAIVDKVKHWVRVALQYALPVLTLLGIFVLVPLLIGLLMELAVVIPLRVPLRKTPIHFLWEDWALGVLYCKIAIALTLMGPDWHLKRALERAYMDGLRDFDLKFVMRDLAVPVVTTIGLALAIPYVMGHMMIPIFLADAYAQHVVARLVYPVSFIAVGSICILLFQIDQLKKLYLSIKVDKYLVGQRLVNYEHRKKQQEEEKEQQRAARELRENQERDREREREQLAQEHELAELL; this is encoded by the exons ATGGACGACCTGTCGCAGGGCGACATTTGCCGCGTGTGCAGATGCGAGGCACAGCCGGATAGGCCTCTTTTCTACCCATGCATCTGCACGGGATCAATCAAGTACATCCATCAGGACTGCCTGATGCAATGGATGCGCTACTCGCACAAGGAATACTGCGAGCTGTGCAGCTACCCCTTCAGCTTCCAGCCCATCTATGCACCGGATATGCCGCGAGTCCTGCCGCTAAAGGATGTCCTCGTGGGACTGATGTCCGCCGTTTTGGGAGGCGCCCGCTGCTGGCTTCATTACACCCTGGTCGGGTTGGCCTGGTTCGCAGTGGTGCCGCTGTCTGCCTACAGGACCTACCGATACTTGTTCCGGGCGAGCTCCTTCGATATGATTCTCACGCTGCCCTTCGACATCTTCTCCGTGGAAAACCTGGCAGCGGATGCCTTTCGGGGCTGTTTTGTGGTCATATGCACGCTTTTGTCCTTCATAGGATTGGTCTGGCTGCGCGAGCAGATCCTGCATGGCGGCGGACCCGATTGGCTGGAGCGTGACGATGCCCCTCTGCAGGCAGCGGCTGCTAATCCGGCGCCTGCTCCCGCCGCCGAGGCAGCTCCACAGCCCCAGgacgacaacaacaatgcaGACAATGAAGCTCTGGCTCCAGCGGACAACGGGGGGCAGGGTGCCCAGGCCCAGCATGCTGCTCCAGCGGCTGCAGCTCCCGTCGTGGACGCCGATGCCGATGAGCAGAATTGGAATCCCATGGAGTGGGATCGGGCTGCCGAGGAGCTCACCTGGGAACGCTTGCTCGGACTCGATGGCTCGCTAGTTTTTCTGGAGCACGTCTTCTGGATCATCTCACTGAACACCATGTTCATCTTCACATTCGCCTTTTGTCCCTACTGCGTGGGCAACTTCATCCTGAGCTCCATGGATCTTCTGCAGCCCGAGAAACCACTGCTGCACTTTCACGGCCTGATTACCACGCTGTTCGGTTACTGCTGCATTGGATTGACCCTGGTGGTGCTGCACTTCTTCTCCAGAGTTTTCCGCCTGCGGAGAGTCTGCTGGTTCATTGGATTGTGCTATATTGTGGTCAAGGTGTCGTTGCTGTCGGTGTTGGAGATCGGAGTACTCCCGCTGATTTGCGGCTGGTGGCTGGACATCTGTTCGTTGCCCCTACTAGATGCCAGCCTCAAGGATCGCAAAGAGAGTTTTAGGGCTGCTCCGGGCACCTCACTTTTTGTCCACTGGATGTTTGGCATGGTATACGTTTACTACTTCGCTGCCTTTGTATCGCTGTTGCGCGAGGTCCTGCGACCGGGAGTGCTCTGGATATTCCGCAATGTCAACGATCCTGACTTCAGTCCCATCCAGGAAATGATCCATGTACCAATTGTGAGACACATCCGGCGGCTGGTCGCTTCGGCTATGATCTTTGGATTTGCAGTGCTCTTGATGCTCTGGCTGCCCATTAGAATTCTGCAGTTGGTTTGTCCGGACTTCTTGCCATATGCACTTAGTGGCGATTCAGAGGTCAATCTGCAATTGCTGCTTTTACAA ATCGTCTTGCCGGGCTTCTTCGAGCAGACCCAAACACGCATCTGGCTAAAGGGCTTGCTGCGCATTTGGTGCACAGCGGTGGCCTGGTTGCTGGGCATCCGAAGCTACTTGCTCCCAGCACCGGAGCCGGAACCTGACATTCGCGCTGCTGGAGAAGGCGTGGAGAATGCCGCTGGCGTAAATGAGGCGGCAGCCcaaccaccagcaccacctcctccaccgccaccgccagTGGATCCGGCGCCGGCACCACGAAACCTTGCCGCCGCCCATCAGGCCATCATGCAACGGGATGCACCCGTGGGATTCCAGCCGTACGACAAGCCATCGCTGTTCGCTATCCGTTTGTGTGCCCTGTTGGCACTCATGTGTTTGTCCATCGTTTGTGCTGCCATGTTGACGCTCACGGTTCCAGTCTACATCGGTCGGCGGCTGATGATGCTCTGGTCCGCCCAGCCGGGTGAGAAGGCAGCCGGAGCGGCAGCCGCAGAAGGAGCGGCTGAAGTGGTACGAAATCTAGATCCAATCGATCCGGAAGGAGCCAGAAAGAACGAGCGACTACTGCGCTCGCATGAGCTGTACACCGCTGAGATTGGTGGCTACCTGTGCTGGATTGTCTGCCGGGCAGTAGCTGCGGTGGTCACCCTGCTGCCACAAGGCCGCGCGGCTATTGTCGACAAAGTAAAGCACTGGGTCCGAGTGGCATTGCAATATGCCCTGCCCGTTCTAACACTCCTGGGAATCTTCGTGCTGGTTCCGTTGCTGATTGGATTGCTGATGGAGTTGGCGGTGGTCATTCCCCTACGCGTTCCACTACGCAAGACACCCATCCACTTCCTATGGGAGGATTGGGCGCTGGGAGTGCTCTACTGCAAGATAGCCATCGCCTTGACGCTGATGGGTCCGGACTGGCACTTGAAGCGGGCATTGGAGCGAGCCTACATGGATGGATTGCGCGATTTCGACTTGAAGTTTGTGATGCGGGACTTGGCTGTGCCGGTCGTTACTACCATTGGTCTGGCCCTGGCCATACCCTATGTCATGGGACATATGATGATCCCGATTTTCCTAGCAGACGCCTATGCGCAGCATGTCGTCGCACGGCTCGTGTATCCCGTAAGCTTCATTGCGGTGGGCAGCATATGCATCCTGTTGTTCCAGATCGACCAGCTGAAGAAGCTCTACCTGTCCATCAAGGTGGATAAGTACCTGGTGGGTCAGAGGCTGGTCAACTATGAGCACCGCAagaagcagcaggaggaggagaaggagcaaCAGCGGGCGGCCCGCGAATTAAGGGAGAACCAGGAGAGAGATCGGGAGCGAGAGCGGGAACAGTTGGCCCAGGAGCACGAGTTGGCTGAACTTCTGTAA
- the LOC117141999 gene encoding thioredoxin, mitochondrial translates to MQRQIINILGQTTRRLTSGQQIRMLSVSAPRQEIFKVQSAEDFDKKVKNSQQPVIVDFFATWCNPCKLLTPRIESIVGEQAGSIKLAKVDIDEHSELALDYDVAAVPVLVVLQNGKEVQRMVGLQDEDKIRAWVAAAVKQAK, encoded by the exons ATGCAGCGACAGATTATTAACATTCTGGGACAGACAACGCGTCGTCTGACTAGCGGCCAGCAAATTCGCATGCTGTCAGTGTCTGCGCCGCGACAGGAGATCTTCAAAGTCCAGAGCGCCGAGGACTTCGACAAGAAAGTAAAGAACAGCCAGCAGCCCGTGATTGTGGACTTTTTCGCAAC CTGGTGCAATCCCTGCAAGCTGCTGACCCCGCGCATTGAGAGTATTGTGGGCGAACAGGCCGGTTCCATCAAGCTGGCCAAAGTGGACATAGATGAGCACAGCGAACTGGCTCTGGACTACGATGTGGCCGCCGTGCCCGTGCTAGTGGTGCTGCAGAACGGCAAGGAGGTGCAGCGCATGGTGGGCCTCCAGGACGAGGACAAAATCCGCGCCTGGGTTGCCGCCGCCGTCAAGCAGGCCAAGTAA
- the LOC117141998 gene encoding 39S ribosomal protein L23, mitochondrial, whose amino-acid sequence MSTRWYPIYQRGNPQLRVFLPNFWMKLIRPTEEQPPNVVTFSVSMEMTKYDVRSYLEKIYKLPVVDVRTRIAMGETKKDQTYGYITKKDDVKLAYVTLPREESFVFPDFFSEKAEKQAKEEKSLDESKAGFRRFLDRNKKRPGTPGWFSI is encoded by the exons ATGTCCACGAGGTGGTATCCCATCTACCAGCGCGGCAATCCGCAGCTGCGCGTTTTCCTGCCCAACTTCTGGATGAAGCTAATCCGACCCACGGAGGAACAGCCGCCCAATGTGGTCACCTTTTCGGTGTCCATGGAGATGACCAAGTACGATGTGCGCAGCTATCTGGAGAAGATCTACAAGCTGCCGGTGGTGGATGTGCGTACTCGAATTGCCATGGGCGAGACCAAGAAGGATCAGACCTACGGCTACATCACCAAAAAAGACGACGTGAAGCTGGCTTATGTAACATTG CCCAGGGAGGAGTCCTTTGTCTTCCCCGACTTCTTTTCCGAAAAGGCCGAGAAGCAGGCCAAGGAGGAAAAGTCGCTGGATGAATCGAAAGCCGGCTTCCGCAGATTTCTGGACAGGAACAAGAAACGACCCGGCACTCCGGGCTGGTTTTCCATTTAG
- the LOC117141990 gene encoding nucleolar MIF4G domain-containing protein 1 homolog: MAKIKKKEAKAKPLTRKEQRKQKSEFKKQNKRLYFAGKTNGSQRVAAAAEALAAQSLLGKNKKKKRSKKPKIINPDEIPKEQLLSGEIDSDDDETIDSDFSDAEVDALMPAREKVEVYEPLGKKVKKTPGGAIQRQDEEAVRRKELRQQKELESKSKKQRIKQLRIENEEDDREINKLEKKLKLNKSKDKNRLVRKMFNDGLDYLLDFVLDDDEEKRKWEEKQERKKKLKEQQENEEEGMWSDEEEDEEDRNEPMENFPEEDSGSEGEDDDEDLSGEEEQSEEDSEQEENAPKVKEDIYGRKRDAEGNILPDPVELESSAAGQKYIPPHQRALMAASAGSSEKQAEILARLLKQCKGLLNRLSEANLHKIAAGIEELYMKNSRYNMNETLTKLIQEALLGSTRTNERMVQEHMVLLAYLHAQVGSEIGAHFLQTFVEIFDGYVKNIASLQVEDKQLNNLVLVLCYMYLFKIYELNLLMELIGKLSDHLCEKSVECLLLIFQSIGFRLRKDDPLAFKTMMQKVQSQIASAPLELKENPRLRFMVDILNAVKNNNMQKLPQYDPELAENLRKRLKAMLKNDRYVVTLNITLEDLLRADKVGKWWIVGSAWTGNLDEMGSAKQKQDKNSSKSANGGFADQLLELARKQQMNTAERRNIFCIVMSAADYVDAFEKILHLALKDQRAVAYVIIHCALNEKRANPYYAHLALKFCQFNRKFQLAFQFASWDRINDIDKLSKSQIRNLASFLQQVILAAGLQLSVLKVVDFMQLDKLSFYFMKEVMVRLLLANDEREIYQTFERVAKNTKLQQFKQSVRLFLQHFLLKEDQLDKLKLKDEDRQLLQQRVDHIDKLLAYVDL, encoded by the exons atggcaaaaataaagaaaaaggaGGCGAAAGCTAAACCTTTGACCCGCAAGGAGCAGAGAAAGCAGAAGTCGGAGTTCAAAAAGCAGAATAAACGACTTTATTTCGCCGGCAAAACAAACGGTTCACAGCgcgtggcggcggcggcagagGCGTTGGCGGCGCAGTCGCTGCTGGGCAAAAACAAGAAGAAGAAACGGAGCAAGAAGCcgaaaataataaatccaGATGAAATACCCAAGGAGCAACTTTTGTCCGGTGAGATAGACAGCGACGATGACGAGACCATAGATTCGGATTTCAGCGATGCGGAGGTGGATGCTCTGATGCCCGCAAGGGAAAAGGTGGAAGTCTATGAACCACTGGGAAAGAAGGTAAAGAAAACGCCAGGAGGCGCCATCCAAAGACAGGATGAAGAGGCGGTCAGGCGGAAGGAACTGCGCCAGCAAAAGGAACTGGAGAGCAAGTCCAAGAAGCAGCGAATCAAGCAACTTCGCATAGAGAACGAGGAAGATGATCGCGAGATCAACAAGCTGGAGAAGAAGCTGAAGCTCAACAAATCCAAGGACAAAAACCGCTTGGTGCGGAAGATGTTCAACGATGGCCTGGACTACCTGCTTGACTTTGTCCTGGATGACGATGAGGAGAAGCGGAAGTGGGAGGAGAAGCAGGAGCGTAAGAAAAAGCTGAAGGAGCAGCAAGAAAACGAGGAGGAGGGAATGTGGAGCGATGAGGAAGAGGATGAGGAGGACAGGAATGAGCCCATGGAAAACTTTCCAGAAGAAGACAGTGGCTCTGAGGGtgaagatgatgatgaagacCTAAGTGGAGAGGAAGAACAAAGCGAGGAGGATTCGGAGCAGGAAGAGAATGCACCTAAGG TTAAAGAGGATATCTACGGACGCAAACGCGATGCCGAGGGAAACATCCTGCCTGATCCCGTGGAGCTCGAGTCCTCAGCCGCCGGTCAAAAGTACATACCGCCACATCAGCGAGCTTTGATGGCAGCCAGCGCGGGATCAAGTGAAAAACAGGCAGAGATACTAGCTCGCCTTCTAAAGCAATGCAAAGGTCTGCtcaatcgattgtcagaagcGAATCTACACAAGATTGCCGCCGGCATCGAGGAGCTGTACATGAAAAACTCCCGCTACAACATGAACGAGACCCTGACCAAGTTAATTCAAGAAGCCCTTCTGGGCTCCACGCGAACCAACGAGCGAATGGTGCAGGAACACATGGTGCTGCTGGCCTACCTACATGCCCAGGTGGGCAGCGAGATTGGAGCGCATTTCCTGCAGACTTTTGTGGAGATATTCGATGGTTACGTCAAGAACATCGCTAGCCTGCAGGTGGAGGATAAGCAGCTGAATAACCTAGTACTGGTGCTCTGCTACATGTACCTCTTCAAGATCTACGAGCTGAACTTGCTGATGGAGCTCATAGGCAAATTGTCAGATCATCTTTGCGAGAAGAGCGTGGAGTGCCTTTTGCTGATCTTCCAGTCCATTGGCTTCCGGCTGCGCAAGGACGATCCACTGGCCTTTAAGACCATGATGCAAAAAGTTCAATCGCAAATTGCCAGTGCCCCCCTGGAACTGAAAGAGAATCCGCGCCTGCGTTTCATGGTTGATATTCTGAATGCTgtcaaaaacaacaacatgcAAAAGCTGCCCCAGTATGATCCCGAGTTGGCGGAGAATCTGCGAAAGCGCCTGAAGGCCATGCTGAAAAATGATCGCTACGTGGTGACTCTGAACATAACCCTGGAGGACCTCCTGCGTGCTGATAAAGTGGGTAAATGGTGGATTGTGGGCTCCGCCTGGACGGGAAATCTTGATGAGATGGGATCCGCAAAGCAAAAGCAGGATAAGAACTCATCGAAGTCTGCCAACGGAGGCTTTGCGGACCAGCTACTGGAGCTGGCCAGAAAACAGCAGATGAACACAGCCGAAAGGAGGAATATCTTCTGCATCGTCATGAGTGCCGCCGATTATGTGGACGCCTTTGAGAAGATTCTGCATTTGGCTCTGAAGGACCAGCGAGCGGTGGCCTACGTGATCATCCATTGCGCTCTGAATGAGAAGCGTGCTAACCCCTACTACGCTCATCTGGCCCTTAAGTTCTGCCAATTCAACAGAAAGTTTCAACTTGCTTTCCAGTTTGCCAGTTGGGACAGAATCAATGATATCGATAAGCTTTCCAAGTCGCAGATTCGCAACCTGGCTAGTTTTCTGCAGCAAGTAATCCTAGCTGCTGGTCTGCAGCTGTCAGTGCTCAAAGTCGTGGACTTTATGCAGCTGGACAAGCTCAGCTTTTACTTTATGAAGGAAGTGATGGTCAGGCTGCTTTTGGCTAACGATGAACGCGAGATTTATCAGACGTTCGAAAGAGTGGCCAAAAACACCAAGCTGCAGCAGTTTAAGCAAAGCGTAAGGCTCTTCCTGCAGCATTTTCTTTTGAAAGAGGATCAGCTGGACAAACTGAAGCTGAAGGACGAGGATCGACAGCTTCTGCAGCAGCGCGTTGATCACATAGACAAACTTTTAGCCTATGTGGACCTGTAG
- the LOC117141995 gene encoding uncharacterized protein C7orf50 homolog has translation MARTELEKKAKRQGKKRKHEVAENPEHAASDDEVADKSLILAPQADQQEAAIDKPAKRRQKEAEVSVTKKRLRKNQAEELVATSGSDESLPQKTQKRKQVQDANETKKQKRSKTQECNSEDDDDADSQPTTAQLKEAARPENAYAVVTVRQKKKQKHQQRLEAQKSQSSNKDAKVNKEYLLKWKESRQDWKFNKLRQISIQQTAFDVEKLDEELWPTALEYLASSQGAARSKISQLAEEVILKLDKEGEKLEDEAERRKLIESTQYQRARDLLQSFD, from the exons ATGGCCCGCACTGAACTGGAGAAAAAGGCCAAGCGCCAGGGCAAAAAACGCAAGCACGAGGTGGCTGAGAACCCTGAACATGCGGCCAGCGACGACGAGGTGGCCGACAAAAGTCTGATTCTAGCTCCACAGGCAGATCAACAGGAGGCCGCAATAG ATAAACCCGCCAAGAGGCGGCAAAAAGAAGCAGAAGTATCGGTCACTAAGAAACGTTTAAGGAAAAACCAAGCGGAggagctggtggccaccagtgGAAGCGATGAAAGTCTTCCTCAGAAGACCCAAAAGAGAAAACAGGTGCAGGATGCAAACGAAACCAAAAAGCAGAAACGCAGCAAAACGCAGGAATGTAACTCGGAAGACGACGACGATGCGGACTCCCAACCCACAACAGCGCAACTAAAAGAAGCAGCTCGTCCGGAGAACGCTTATGCAGTGGTTACCGTGCGCCAAAAGAAGAAACAGAAGCACCAGCAGCGCCTCGAGGCCCAAAAGAGTCAGAGCTCCAACAAAGATGCCAAAGTCAACAAGGAATATCTACTGAAATGGAAGGAATCCCGCCAGGATTGGAAGTTCAACAAACTGCGACAGATTTCCATACAACAAACCGCCTTTGATGTGGAGAAACTGGATGAGGAGCTGTGGCCAACTGCTCTGGAGTATTTGGCCAGTTCCCAGGGAGCAGCGCGCTCCAAGATCAGTCAGTTGGCCGAGGAGGTGATCCTGAAACTGGACAAGGAGGGCGAGAAACTGGAGGACGAGGCGGAAAGGCGAAAGCTAATCGAGTCCACGCAGTACCAGCGGGCACGCGATCTCCTCCAGAGCTTCGACTAG